In Candidatus Roseilinea sp., one DNA window encodes the following:
- the radA gene encoding DNA repair protein RadA, whose protein sequence is MPKPAAPKLKTQYVCTNCGSVHARWSGKCPECGEWNTLVEEVVEERSAVAGRRAPAPSAVPQKLADLRADAIQRLPLPIGEFSRVLGGGIVPGSLVLIGGDPGIGKSTLLLQSAVLVAKHIGPTLYVSGEESAQQIKMRAERLGVGDSELYLLTETNLDAVVHAIETMKPKLCIVDSIQTMYVDGLQSSPGTVTQVRESAQRLQAIAKASNVAVFIVGHVTKEGNIAGPKVLEHIVDTVLQLEGDRFQSFRVLRSMKNRFGATSEVGVFEMAGDGMREVLNPSEAFLAERLMHAPGSTVAVTMEGTRPLLVEVQALTSPTQNPMPRRTANGFDYNRLFLLIAVLGKRVGIRLHDQDVFVNVVGGLTIDEPAADLAAALAIASAHRGAPVPAEVAVVGEVGLSGEIRSVGQLNQRLNEAAKLGFRRCILPKTVRKIERPPEGLQLLPVRSLGEALDAALSA, encoded by the coding sequence ATGCCGAAGCCGGCTGCACCCAAGCTGAAGACGCAATACGTCTGCACCAACTGCGGCAGCGTGCACGCGCGCTGGTCGGGCAAGTGCCCGGAGTGCGGTGAGTGGAACACGCTGGTCGAGGAGGTGGTCGAGGAACGGTCGGCGGTCGCAGGCCGGCGTGCGCCTGCGCCGAGCGCTGTGCCGCAGAAACTGGCCGACCTTCGCGCCGACGCGATCCAGCGGCTGCCGCTGCCCATCGGCGAGTTCAGCCGCGTGCTGGGCGGCGGCATTGTGCCCGGTTCGCTCGTGCTGATCGGTGGCGATCCGGGCATCGGCAAGAGCACGTTGCTGCTACAGAGCGCAGTGCTCGTCGCCAAGCACATTGGCCCAACCCTCTACGTCAGCGGCGAAGAGAGCGCCCAGCAAATCAAGATGCGCGCCGAGCGACTGGGCGTGGGGGATAGCGAGCTTTATCTGCTCACCGAGACGAATCTAGACGCGGTCGTGCACGCGATCGAGACCATGAAGCCCAAGCTGTGCATTGTGGACTCGATCCAGACAATGTATGTGGATGGCCTGCAGTCGTCGCCCGGCACGGTCACGCAGGTGCGCGAGAGCGCGCAGCGGCTACAGGCAATCGCCAAAGCCAGCAACGTGGCGGTGTTCATCGTCGGCCACGTGACCAAGGAGGGCAACATCGCCGGGCCAAAGGTGCTCGAGCACATCGTGGATACGGTGCTGCAACTGGAAGGCGATCGCTTCCAGTCATTCCGCGTGCTGCGCAGCATGAAGAATCGCTTCGGCGCGACCAGCGAGGTGGGCGTGTTCGAGATGGCCGGTGACGGCATGCGCGAGGTGCTCAACCCCAGCGAGGCCTTCCTGGCCGAGCGCCTCATGCACGCGCCAGGCAGCACGGTCGCCGTGACAATGGAGGGCACGCGCCCGTTGCTGGTGGAGGTTCAGGCATTGACCAGCCCCACGCAGAACCCGATGCCGCGCCGCACGGCCAACGGCTTCGATTACAACCGGCTCTTCCTGCTGATCGCCGTGCTGGGCAAGCGCGTCGGCATCCGGCTACATGACCAGGATGTGTTCGTCAACGTCGTAGGCGGTCTGACGATTGACGAGCCGGCAGCCGACCTGGCCGCCGCACTCGCCATCGCCAGCGCGCACAGGGGTGCGCCGGTGCCGGCCGAGGTTGCCGTGGTGGGCGAGGTGGGACTGAGCGGCGAGATCCGCAGCGTCGGCCAGCTCAACCAGCGCCTGAACGAAGCCGCCAAACTCGGCTTCAGGCGCTGCATCCTGCCCAAGACCGTGCGCAAGATCGAGCGCCCGCCGGAGGGGCTGCAGTTGCTGCCGGTGCGCAGCCTAGGCGAGGCGCTAGACGCAGCGCTGAGCGCATGA
- a CDS encoding glycosyl transferase: MLVVIIVSWNVRDLLRACLNSLIADLNSTGTASRIVVVDSASADGTPAMVRAEFPSVELIACEENIGYVKGNNVALARLEIGDRRLNQSPISDLQSQFAWLLNPDTVVHPGATKALMDFMQARPRCGLCGPKLLNPDGSLQHGAFALPGLVQLALETQPVLWRFRNTWLDGRYSAARYGGPPFRIGHPLGAAMFARVEAIRQVGLLDEGFEMYAEEVDWAMRMRKAGWEIWCVPQAVVTHYGGASSGQAGERAERLKWRSRQRYYRKHYTPLKRWLAMRLVPAQYRVNRGGETD, encoded by the coding sequence ATGCTCGTCGTTATCATCGTCTCATGGAACGTGCGCGACTTGCTGCGCGCGTGCCTAAATTCGCTGATCGCAGATCTGAACAGCACCGGCACTGCGAGCCGGATCGTCGTCGTGGACAGCGCCTCTGCCGACGGCACGCCGGCTATGGTGCGCGCCGAGTTCCCCTCGGTCGAGTTGATCGCCTGCGAAGAGAACATCGGCTACGTCAAGGGCAACAACGTCGCGCTGGCGAGATTAGAGATCGGAGATCGGAGATTGAACCAATCTCCGATCTCCGATCTCCAATCCCAATTCGCCTGGCTCCTAAACCCCGACACGGTTGTGCATCCCGGCGCGACGAAGGCGCTGATGGACTTCATGCAGGCGCGTCCGCGCTGTGGCCTATGCGGTCCGAAGCTGCTCAACCCCGACGGTAGCCTACAACACGGCGCGTTTGCGCTGCCGGGTCTGGTGCAACTTGCGCTCGAAACGCAGCCCGTCCTATGGCGATTCCGCAACACCTGGCTCGACGGCCGCTACTCCGCGGCGCGATACGGCGGCCCACCGTTTCGCATCGGTCACCCGCTCGGCGCGGCGATGTTCGCGCGCGTCGAGGCCATCCGGCAGGTCGGCCTACTGGACGAGGGCTTCGAGATGTATGCCGAGGAGGTGGACTGGGCGATGCGCATGCGTAAGGCCGGCTGGGAGATCTGGTGTGTGCCGCAGGCGGTGGTCACGCACTATGGCGGCGCGAGCAGCGGCCAGGCCGGCGAGCGCGCCGAGCGGCTCAAGTGGCGCAGCCGGCAGCGCTACTACCGTAAGCACTACACACCGCTCAAGCGCTGGTTGGCGATGCGACTGGTGCCGGCGCAATATCGAGTGAACCGCGGTGGCGAAACGGATTGA
- a CDS encoding metallophosphoesterase, protein MKILAVSDEVVSWIHSPQLAERCQDVDIVLSCGDLPNDYLEYIATMLGKPCFYVHGNHDREDRRGPEGWVNLDLQRYRLGALRLAGLEGSPRYKPGAPFQYTQSDQWLRAFWLARKMAQGLARWGRGADIVISHAPLRGIHDGSDPAHIGFDAFNWLAKAFKPRLWLHGHQHRNYAPMQARETRLDETLVVNVHPYRILELPDMP, encoded by the coding sequence ATGAAGATACTCGCCGTCAGCGATGAGGTCGTCTCGTGGATCCACAGCCCGCAGCTTGCAGAACGCTGCCAAGACGTGGACATCGTATTGAGCTGCGGCGACCTGCCCAATGACTACCTGGAATACATCGCGACGATGCTGGGCAAGCCCTGCTTCTACGTGCATGGTAACCACGACCGAGAAGATCGGCGCGGGCCGGAGGGGTGGGTCAACCTCGACCTGCAGCGCTATCGGCTGGGTGCACTACGACTGGCAGGCTTGGAAGGCAGCCCGCGCTATAAACCTGGCGCACCTTTCCAATACACGCAGAGCGATCAATGGCTGCGCGCGTTTTGGCTGGCCCGCAAGATGGCACAAGGCCTGGCGCGCTGGGGGCGCGGCGCCGACATCGTGATCAGCCATGCGCCCCTGCGGGGCATCCATGACGGCAGCGATCCGGCGCACATCGGCTTCGACGCATTCAACTGGCTGGCCAAGGCGTTCAAGCCGCGCTTGTGGCTGCACGGCCATCAACACCGCAACTACGCGCCGATGCAAGCACGAGAGACGCGTCTGGATGAAACGCTGGTCGTGAATGTGCACCCTTACCGCATCCTCGAATTGCCTGACATGCCATGA
- the prfB gene encoding peptide chain release factor 2 has product MPRRASPTCGSVFDIAAKEKRIREIETLASDANFWNDPGRAQALMREMATLKASVDAYGQLSKRASDAAVMIELADESGDEAAMRDAEGEVLALEATLERAERALMFSGKHDHADAILSIQPGAGGVDAQDWAAMLYRMYLRWAERHGFKVSEIDYTPAEVAGIKNVTLQISGDYAYGYLRSERGVHRLVRLSPFNAGNTRETSFARVDVYPDIQDSDIHIEINPNDLEIDTYRSQGAGGQNVQKNESAVRIKHIPTGIVVTCQDQRSQTQNRERAMHILKVRLQELEERRREAELRRLRGEHVDAEFGNQIRNYVLHPYRLVKDTRTGYETSQTDEVLDGDLDAFMEAYLKEIREAHEDTRRQR; this is encoded by the coding sequence ATGCCCAGGCGCGCATCGCCGACCTGCGGGAGCGTCTTTGACATCGCCGCGAAAGAGAAGCGCATTCGCGAGATCGAGACGCTGGCATCGGACGCAAACTTTTGGAATGACCCTGGCCGCGCCCAGGCGTTGATGCGCGAAATGGCGACGCTCAAGGCGAGCGTGGACGCCTATGGCCAACTATCGAAGCGCGCTTCGGACGCGGCGGTGATGATCGAGCTGGCCGATGAGAGTGGCGACGAAGCGGCGATGCGCGATGCCGAGGGCGAAGTCCTTGCTCTGGAAGCGACCCTCGAACGCGCCGAGCGGGCGCTGATGTTCTCCGGCAAGCATGACCACGCCGATGCCATCCTCTCGATCCAACCGGGCGCCGGCGGTGTAGATGCACAAGATTGGGCCGCGATGCTGTATCGCATGTATCTCCGCTGGGCGGAGCGACACGGCTTCAAGGTGAGCGAGATTGACTACACCCCCGCCGAGGTGGCCGGCATCAAAAACGTGACGCTGCAAATCTCCGGCGATTACGCCTACGGCTATCTGCGCAGCGAGCGTGGCGTGCATCGGCTGGTGCGCCTGTCGCCGTTCAACGCCGGCAACACGCGCGAAACGTCGTTCGCCCGCGTGGACGTATATCCCGACATCCAGGACAGTGACATCCACATCGAGATCAACCCGAACGATCTGGAGATAGACACGTATCGTTCGCAGGGCGCCGGCGGACAAAACGTGCAGAAGAACGAGAGCGCTGTGCGCATCAAACACATCCCCACCGGCATCGTCGTCACCTGCCAAGATCAGCGCAGCCAGACGCAGAACCGCGAGCGCGCGATGCACATCCTGAAGGTGCGGCTACAAGAGCTGGAGGAGCGCAGGCGCGAAGCCGAGCTACGCCGATTGCGCGGCGAACACGTGGATGCGGAATTTGGCAACCAGATCCGCAACTACGTGCTGCATCCCTACCGGCTCGTGAAAGACACGCGCACCGGCTACGAAACCAGCCAAACCGACGAGGTGCTCGACGGCGATTTGGATGCGTTCATGGAGGCGTATTTGAAAGAGATTAGAGAAGCGCATGAAGATACTCGCCGTCAGCGATGA
- a CDS encoding MFS transporter — MQLTAVNWDIFALLRGQFIVWDVLGMPVSLAADAFGLGLLGLVRVLPIIAFALIGGALADARDRRMLMLWSSVVSMLFAGMLAVLALFGNTEVWPIYLATAGITAATAFGNPARQALLPNIVPREHFTNAVSLNTLGMQIASIAGPAIAGVLIGATNAGVIYALNALSFACVIVALLMMTYRDRARNAGSSAVSLHAIGEGLRFVFDSPMIAGTMLLDFFATFFSSARTMLPIIATEMLRTDAAGYGLLSTASAVGSVIAGVVTSLRGEIQRQGAVLIGSVLVFGAATALFGVVTNFVLSYFFFALTGAADTVSTIVRNIIRQMHTPDALRGRMVGVNMIFFIGGPQLGELEAGLVAAAFGVPFSVVSGGVITVLLTLWVAARFPGLRSYRTVAQRAAS; from the coding sequence ATGCAACTGACGGCGGTCAACTGGGACATCTTCGCCCTGCTGCGCGGCCAGTTCATCGTATGGGACGTGTTGGGCATGCCCGTATCACTCGCCGCCGATGCGTTCGGCCTCGGCTTGCTCGGCCTGGTGCGCGTGCTGCCGATCATCGCATTTGCGTTGATCGGCGGTGCGTTGGCCGACGCACGCGACCGGCGGATGTTGATGTTGTGGTCGTCGGTGGTCTCGATGCTATTCGCCGGCATGTTAGCCGTGCTGGCGCTCTTCGGCAACACCGAGGTGTGGCCGATTTACCTCGCTACTGCGGGCATCACCGCAGCGACGGCGTTCGGCAACCCGGCGCGCCAAGCATTGCTGCCCAACATTGTCCCGCGCGAACATTTCACCAACGCTGTCAGTTTGAACACGCTGGGCATGCAAATCGCCAGCATCGCCGGGCCGGCCATCGCCGGCGTGCTGATCGGCGCGACGAACGCCGGCGTGATCTACGCGCTGAACGCGCTCTCGTTCGCCTGCGTCATCGTCGCGCTGCTGATGATGACGTATCGCGACCGCGCGCGCAACGCCGGCAGCAGCGCGGTGAGTCTGCACGCCATCGGCGAGGGGCTGCGCTTCGTGTTCGACTCACCGATGATCGCCGGCACGATGCTGCTGGACTTCTTCGCCACATTCTTTTCATCGGCGCGCACTATGCTGCCGATCATCGCGACGGAGATGCTACGCACCGATGCCGCCGGCTATGGCCTACTTTCAACGGCGTCGGCGGTGGGGTCGGTGATTGCCGGTGTGGTCACCTCGCTGCGCGGAGAAATCCAGCGCCAAGGCGCGGTGCTGATCGGCAGCGTGCTTGTCTTCGGTGCGGCGACCGCGTTGTTCGGCGTTGTCACGAACTTCGTGCTGTCGTATTTCTTCTTCGCCCTGACCGGCGCAGCCGACACTGTCTCGACGATCGTCCGCAACATCATCCGCCAAATGCACACGCCCGATGCGCTGCGCGGCCGCATGGTGGGCGTGAACATGATCTTCTTCATCGGCGGGCCGCAGCTCGGCGAATTGGAAGCCGGCCTGGTCGCAGCGGCCTTCGGCGTGCCGTTCAGCGTGGTCAGCGGCGGTGTGATCACCGTGCTGCTCACGCTGTGGGTGGCAGCTCGCTTCCCCGGCTTGCGCAGCTATCGTACTGTCGCTCAACGGGCTGCTTCGTGA
- a CDS encoding membrane protein yields the protein MKGKPLIIVGALAAIAAIVGVFVIALNLVSQQGARPKPGSPAPDFTLTLYPGYRADLPEQIRLSDLRGNVVVMNFWASWCVECYKEADALEAVYRKYKDRGVIFLGIDYLDTEAPALAYLKQYNVTYPNGLDVQQQIARAYRITGVPETFFIDKDGIVRDVVIAPLTEAQLIAKIEALLAE from the coding sequence ATGAAAGGTAAACCCCTGATCATCGTTGGGGCGTTGGCGGCGATTGCGGCGATCGTCGGGGTGTTCGTCATCGCCTTGAATTTAGTGTCGCAGCAGGGCGCGCGCCCCAAGCCCGGCTCGCCGGCGCCCGACTTCACCCTGACGCTGTATCCCGGCTATCGCGCTGACCTACCGGAGCAAATCCGACTTAGCGACCTGCGCGGCAACGTGGTGGTGATGAATTTCTGGGCGTCGTGGTGCGTGGAATGTTACAAAGAGGCGGATGCGCTGGAGGCCGTGTATCGCAAATACAAGGATCGCGGCGTCATCTTCCTCGGCATAGACTATCTCGACACCGAAGCGCCGGCGCTGGCGTACCTGAAGCAATATAACGTCACTTACCCGAACGGCCTGGACGTGCAGCAGCAAATCGCCCGCGCCTATCGCATCACCGGCGTGCCGGAGACGTTCTTCATAGACAAGGACGGCATCGTGCGCGACGTGGTCATCGCCCCACTGACCGAAGCCCAGCTCATTGCGAAGATCGAAGCGCTGCTGGCGGAGTAG
- a CDS encoding cytochrome c biogenesis protein CcmF has translation MFTDLGHLAVIFAFVACLYAAVISPLGAQRNDDRLVQSGRVAALMTFPLVLIGCLGLWYALLTHDFGVRYVAEVSSLATPVFFRITALWGSQNGSILFWCLIMSAFVAAAMLRDWDAAGDKPLLPYVTMTMALVLGFFLFLQLFLTNAFVRYDFPPQDGRGLNPLLRHPGMIIHPPMLYAGYTGLLVPFAFCIASLITRRSDDLWLRSSRRWTLVGWAFLTAGLLLGGRWAHDVLGWGGYWGWDPSENKPLITWLIATPFLHSAMIQEKRGMFKNWNVFLMMLTFASMFFGTAFIRSGLLTSVHAFAASDIGPFFMGAMVVILVACAALWLTRLDVLRSENKLDSAFSREGIFLIQNVLFLSTAFTVFIGTIFPILSEAITGTKITVGPPFFDQTAGPQMAALVALMGVAPLLAWGKSSSGAVVRQMLVPLIFAIVVMGALFVAGATQPVPLLLFGLCAYTLAQTIMEYVRGVRARMRGMGESAPLALVRLAQKNQRRYGGYLVHIGVVLMAIGVIGKGFYGYDTITTPAVKLNESFTVGDYTFTYRGIRPVPCEFNDCQTIQAMLLISSAKDGRVLGAAFPHRDHYPVQQHTATIPAISGTFNTEVYVLLAAWEDGGATASFQVFINPLINWIWVGGIVMILGFVVCFWKAPEREPATSPATVRRAVKAGAPAR, from the coding sequence ACCTTCCCGCTGGTATTGATCGGCTGCCTAGGGCTGTGGTACGCGCTGCTCACGCACGACTTCGGCGTGAGGTACGTCGCCGAAGTTTCCAGCCTGGCGACGCCGGTGTTCTTCCGCATTACGGCGCTGTGGGGTTCGCAGAACGGCTCGATCCTGTTCTGGTGCTTGATCATGTCGGCGTTCGTCGCTGCGGCGATGCTGCGCGACTGGGACGCTGCCGGTGACAAGCCATTGCTGCCCTATGTGACGATGACGATGGCGCTGGTGCTCGGCTTCTTCCTCTTCTTGCAGCTCTTCCTCACCAACGCCTTCGTGCGCTACGACTTTCCGCCCCAAGACGGGCGCGGGCTGAACCCGCTGCTCCGCCACCCCGGCATGATCATCCATCCCCCCATGCTCTACGCCGGCTACACCGGCCTGCTCGTGCCGTTCGCGTTCTGCATCGCTTCGCTGATCACGCGCCGCAGCGATGACCTGTGGCTGCGCTCGTCGCGCCGCTGGACGCTGGTAGGTTGGGCGTTCCTCACCGCCGGGCTGTTGCTCGGGGGGCGCTGGGCGCACGACGTGCTAGGCTGGGGCGGCTACTGGGGCTGGGACCCGTCGGAGAACAAACCGCTGATCACCTGGTTGATCGCCACGCCGTTCTTGCACTCGGCCATGATCCAGGAGAAGCGCGGCATGTTCAAGAACTGGAACGTGTTCTTGATGATGCTGACGTTCGCCTCGATGTTCTTCGGGACGGCGTTCATCCGCAGCGGGCTGCTCACCAGCGTGCATGCCTTTGCCGCCAGCGACATCGGCCCGTTCTTCATGGGCGCAATGGTGGTCATCTTGGTTGCCTGCGCGGCGCTCTGGCTGACGCGCCTGGACGTGCTGCGCAGCGAGAACAAGCTGGATTCGGCCTTCTCGCGCGAGGGCATCTTCCTCATCCAGAACGTGCTGTTCCTGAGCACGGCCTTCACGGTGTTCATTGGCACGATCTTCCCGATCTTGAGCGAGGCCATCACCGGCACGAAGATCACGGTCGGGCCGCCGTTCTTCGATCAGACGGCCGGGCCGCAGATGGCTGCGCTGGTGGCGCTGATGGGCGTGGCGCCGTTACTGGCGTGGGGCAAGTCCAGCAGCGGCGCCGTGGTTCGCCAGATGCTGGTGCCTTTGATCTTTGCCATCGTGGTGATGGGCGCGCTCTTCGTGGCCGGCGCGACCCAGCCGGTGCCGCTGCTGCTGTTCGGCCTATGCGCGTACACGCTGGCACAGACGATCATGGAGTATGTGCGCGGCGTGCGGGCGCGCATGCGCGGCATGGGCGAATCGGCACCGCTCGCGCTCGTCCGGCTGGCGCAGAAGAACCAGCGGCGCTACGGTGGCTACCTGGTGCACATCGGCGTGGTGCTCATGGCCATCGGGGTGATCGGCAAAGGGTTCTACGGCTACGACACGATCACCACGCCGGCAGTGAAGCTGAACGAGAGTTTCACCGTGGGCGACTACACCTTCACCTATCGCGGCATCCGCCCCGTGCCCTGCGAGTTCAACGACTGCCAGACCATCCAGGCGATGCTGCTGATCTCATCGGCCAAAGACGGTCGCGTCCTGGGCGCAGCCTTCCCGCATCGTGACCACTATCCCGTGCAGCAGCATACGGCCACCATCCCGGCCATCAGCGGCACGTTCAACACCGAGGTCTATGTGCTGCTGGCCGCCTGGGAAGACGGCGGCGCGACGGCATCGTTCCAGGTGTTTATCAACCCGCTCATCAACTGGATTTGGGTCGGCGGCATCGTAATGATCTTGGGATTCGTGGTGTGCTTCTGGAAGGCGCCGGAGCGTGAGCCGGCCACGTCGCCGGCGACGGTGCGGCGCGCGGTGAAAGCCGGCGCACCGGCGAGGTGA